Within Pungitius pungitius chromosome 18, fPunPun2.1, whole genome shotgun sequence, the genomic segment agctCAGCTTTTATCGTTAACATCACCCTCAAGAGCCGACTCATGGTACCTTGAATCATTTCCAGGTGGGCTGTAGTCATTGCGCATGATGTTCACATGAGCCCAACCTACCCGCAGCAGGGCGAAGGCGTCCTGCTCTTTCAGCTTGTCCTCGATCTCGTGGACGGCTCTCTGCAGACGGGAGACCTCCACACACAGCAGCGCCTTGTGCTCGTCCAGTCGGATCAGCTCTCTGCGCTCCTCCGTCTTCAGCttcacctgcagcagcttctcctcctggtACAGGAACTGGTGCAGGTCGCTGAACTGGGCCTCGATGCGCACCTTCAGGTCAGCGGTGTgctcctgaggaggaggaagatgaggagcatTGGTCACTGGGAGCAATCACTTAACGCCCTCTTCTCTGTTGCAGCGTAGGAAACATTGTCACATCCATTTTGCCGATACACCCATTCCTTGCGGGTTGAATCAGATAAGATGCGTCACACTGGGTTGCAGTGTTTGCATTACACATATGTGTTTTGGGAGCGTTTTTCTCTCACCTTCAGCTTTTTGACCTCGTCCTCGGCTTCCCTGTCACACTGCAGCGCCGTGTTGAGTTCAGCTTTGAGGGAATCCATGGAGCTGTTCAGAGACGCCTGGCGGGAGACAGAGCCATCATCACCATGAACTGACCCGCTTCTCACCTCTAATGCAACGTTACATTTAAGGGACCAAAACAACTAGTGcgtagaaatgaacaaatttATAACAGtcattaggtgtagttttaagTTATCAGCATTACAATGACATGAACCTTACTGTGCAATATGCAACCTTCTCCTGTGCATTCTAATAAGTAGAATTTTTTCAACATTCAAACTTCATTGACAGATCAACTGTAAGCTCTTGACATGACCTTTTACTATCTGAACCGGCAGCTCAACTCACCCGGTACTTCTGCTCAGCCTCCTGGACACACACCATGGTGTGATTCCTGTGCTCCTGTGAGAGGCCGCACACCAGACACACCAGCTCCTGGTCCTCCTCGCAGTAGAGCTTCAGCTCCTCTCGGTGTCTGCTGCAGCGCGGGGCCGGAGCGGGAAGCCTCTCTGCCACTCCAACGTCTGCCAGGCGGGGGCCAGGCCCGCTCTCCTCCAGGCCCTGACAGTAGCTCTCCACTATGTTGGCAACAATGCGGTTGGGCCTGTAGCTTTGCCCGGGGTACACCTTCCTGCACTGGGGGCAGGAGCCCGTGCTTCCCTGAATGGGGCCCCGGGGACCGGTCCAGTATCCTTCAATGCACCCCTGGCAGAAGGTGTGATCGCAGGGCAAGGACACCGGCTGCTTGAAGAGATCCAGGCAGATGGAGCAGGTGAGATCTCTGCTGATTCGGTTTGCAGAGCTTTTGTTTACCTTTACGGCTGTGGGAGGCTGTCGCAGCTTTTCCATTGCTGCAGCAAAGTCTCCTTCCATTGGTTTCCAACTTTTCTTGTCTAGTTTTACCCCCTGGTTCAGTTTTTCTACGTTCTGCAGATAAACTGTTTGAATTTTCTTTACTTCTTTCGGATTGTTGCTCATTCCTTTGCCTTGATTGTTCTCCTTTGTTTGGACTGTACAGCTGGATCTCCGAgtccttcctctcctgcagaGTGCGGCTGCTCTCCTTGGCCTCCAGTCTTCCTGTTGATTGTGGGGAAATGGAGTGGGCGGTGCAGAAGCAGCCCCAGCCTCTCACAATCCTCCGCAGATAGAGGGGATCTTAATGGGCCACCTCTTTTCCCTCCAGACTGACGTCACATCTCAGCCAGGAAA encodes:
- the trim69 gene encoding E3 ubiquitin-protein ligase TRIM69, whose translation is MSNNPKEVKKIQTVYLQNVEKLNQGVKLDKKSWKPMEGDFAAAMEKLRQPPTAVKVNKSSANRISRDLTCSICLDLFKQPVSLPCDHTFCQGCIEGYWTGPRGPIQGSTGSCPQCRKVYPGQSYRPNRIVANIVESYCQGLEESGPGPRLADVGVAERLPAPAPRCSRHREELKLYCEEDQELVCLVCGLSQEHRNHTMVCVQEAEQKYRASLNSSMDSLKAELNTALQCDREAEDEVKKLKEHTADLKVRIEAQFSDLHQFLYQEEKLLQVKLKTEERRELIRLDEHKALLCVEVSRLQRAVHEIEDKLKEQDAFALLRSIKVLLLRPSLKFEKPTFTPPSLCEGRFAGPLQYRVWKSMKGSLYPVPAAITFNSSTANPWLSLTSSLTCVRYQTFNQTVQDNPSRFNAALSLLGSQGVTHGRHYWEIEVYSSTVWTVGVARESVPRKGVIKALPANGFWTLSLSYGIQYMAGTSPPTVLSLEEPLVRIGVYLDYKRGLVSFYNAECMAHLYTFRETFAETLYPYFNLGFLDKVHENEPLKVFLPKI